DNA sequence from the Marinilongibacter aquaticus genome:
TGGAGACTGTTTTTCGAGGCGATGCTTGGCATGGCCCTTCTGTCACCGAGGTGTTGAACAGCTTAAAACCGGATTTAGTGGATAAAAGGCATGAGTTCTCAAAGCGAACCATCGCCGAGTTGATTTACCATTTGATTGCCTGGCGGAAGTTCGCGATTGAAAAATTGAACGACAACATACATTTTGTGCTCGATACGGAAGAGGCCAATTGGGGTGGAGAAGATATTACGTCGAAAGCGAATTGGCCCAAATTGAAACAGCTTTTTGCCGATACGCAGAAAGAGTTGATCAGACTTTTGGAAGAGAGAGACGACAGCCTTTTGGATAACCGCGTGCCGGGCGAATATTACGACTTTTATAAATTACTGACTGGAATAATGCAGCACGACACCTATCATTTGGGAATGATTTGGGTTTTGTGGGAATAAATGCAAGGAAAAAATGAGTGAGAAACAATTTAACGAAAATCAATTGTTGGTGCAGCGTATTGCCACCTTGTTGAATGCCGGTTTTCATGGCGGGGCATGGCATGGCCCGTCTTTGATGGAGGCCATTAAGGGGATTGATCCTAAAGTGGCCAGTCATAAAATGCCAACCGTGCACACTATTGCCGAGTTGATCTACCACATTACGAGCTGGAGAATTTTTGCCATCAAGAGGCTTCAAGGCGATATGGAGTACCAGATCGATACACCGCAAAAGGATTTTGGACAAAATCCTCGCGTCGATAGCTTCGAACTTGAAACTTTATTGATGGAATTGAGTTTGAGCCACGATGAACTATTACGCGAATTACAGGCAAAAGACGATGACTTCTTGTTTGAGATCGTTCCGGGATCTGAATACGATTATTACACTTTAATCCACGGCATTATCCAGCACGATATTTACCATACAGGACAAATCAATTTGCTGAAAAAAATGAGCAGTGCCGAGTTGATCAATGACGACAGCGAAATCGAAGAAGGCTATTTCGACGATGGGCTTGGCGATTCATTTTAAGTTCTCTTTGTTCAGTAGGTGAAAAAAGGCTTGGTTTCAAATGAGACCAAGCCTTTTTTGTATTTCATCATTTGGCCCGCGTGAATACCGTGGTGCGGCCCAGTAAAGAAATGCCCACAAAACCACGCACATGCAGCTTGTCGGGGCTTTCTAGTTTCATTTCGCATGAATAATTTTTGCCCGATTTGGGATCGTAAATGATGCCGTCTTCCCAGAAATTCTCCTTCGTTTCTTCAAAATCTTTAAGGAAGACCATGCCAAGCAAAGGACGCGACTTCAATTTATTGTTTGGATTGTTGATATCCGTTCGCGGTTTGCCGTTTTCTTCAGGCATTTTCAGCCAGGCAATTTTGCCGTAAAGCTTCCCATTCGATTCGTAAAACTGAATTCGTCCGTCTTTTTCTTCATTATACCATGTGCCTTCCGTGATTTTCTGGGCTTGTAGACCCAAAGAAACCAGCACTGTAAATAGAAGAGGAATTATTGATTTCAAATGCATTGTTTTCGTTTTTTGTTGGCCAAAAGTTTATCTGTGGGTCTTTTTCCAGAGTAGATGAAAAACCTTGATCAGCACTGCCGCAATTGTGAATCCGATAAGTGCACCGACAAGAATATCTCCTAAAAAATGAACTCCCACATAAATACGGCTGTACGAAACGATTATTGCCCAAAAAAGGAGAGCGATTCCAATTTTTTTCTGCTCGGGGAATAAGAAACGAATGCCGGCGAAAAGAGCAAAAGTGTTGGCGGCATGAGATGAAGCAAACCCATATTGGCCGCCACAAGAACCCACGGTATGCAGCCAGCTGTTTAAGGCCATATTGTGACAGGGCCGAAGCCTTTCAAAGTGCGGTTTCATCAATCCAGAGGTAATGAAATCCGACAGGCCCACAGCAGCGGCCAGTGTCAAAACAGCGAATAAGCCCTTTTTCCAGCCCAGTGATCTGAATATCCAAAAAATGAGCAAAAGGTAGAGCGGAATCCACGTCATACGGCCCGTAATCCACAGCATTAAATTGTCTGTAAACGGACTATGAAGCCCATTTAGAAACAGAGAAAGCTCTTGATCGGCTTGAACAATGGATTCCCACATTTTACAAAAAGCCTAAAACTTCACGAACTTTATGCATGGTGTTTTCGGCAATTTGCCTTACTTTCTTTTCACCTTCTACCAATTTAGCCTCCAGAGCGTCGGTATTGTTCATGTAATAATCGAAGGCTTTTCGCTCTTCCGCGAAGCGGTCCAATATCAATTCAAAAAGAGCCTTTTTGGCATGCCCGTATCCGTATCCGCCAGCCAAATAATTGGCACGCATTTCTGCTATTTGTTCGGGATTGGCCAAAAGCTTGTACAGCAAGAATACATTGCAAGTGTCCGGATTTTTGGGCTCTTCCAAAGGCGTGGTATCGGTTACGATTTTCTTGATCACTTTGTAAAGCTCTTTTTCAGGCAAAAAGATATCGATGAAATTGTTGTAGGATTTCGACATTTTTTGGCCGTCTAATCCAGGGATTGTCATCACATTTTCGTCGATTTTCGGTTCCGGCAAAACAAATACTTCGCCGTAGGTTCTATTGAATGCGGCCGCAATGTCTTTCGACATTTCGAGGTGCTGCTTTTGGTCTTTGCCCACTGGCACGAAATCGGCTTGATACAAAACTATATCGGCAGCTTGCAATACAGGATAGGTGAAAAGGCCAGCATTGACATCCGCTAGTTTGTCCGATTTATCCTTGAAAGAATGAGCATTGGCCAGCATGGGGAAGGGCGTCTGGCAGTTCAAATACCACATCAATTCGGTGTGCAAGCCCGCCAAGCGAGATTGGCGATAAAAGAAATTCTTTTCCGTGTCGAATCCACAAGCAAGCCATGCCGCGGCTACCGCGTGCGTGTTCGCTTTCATTACTTCCGCATTTTTCACGGTTGTCATACTGTGTAAATCTGCAATAAACAGAAATGACTCATTTTTGGGGTCTTTGGAGAGCTCTACTGCGGGTACAATTGCTCCCAAAATATTACCCAAATGTGGTCTGCCACTGGCTTGAATGCCTGTCAGGATTCTGGACATGATTTTTCTTTTGTAATTTCAGCGGCAAAATTAGAGATTAAAGGATGATTGACCCAAAGACCTTGCATTTTTTGAGCCTTTTGAAAGAAAACAATCAAAAGGAATGGTTTCAAGCCAACCGCGAGTTGTACGAAATGGCCAAAGCGAATTTTATTTCTTCCTGTGCGGATATTCTGGATGGATTGAAAGCTATACAGGAAGACCTTCTGCATACAGATGTGAAAAAATGTGTGTTGAGAATTAATCGTGACATCCGTTTTTCCAAAGATAAAAATCCGTATAAAGTATATTTTGGAGCAGGCTTTGGACCCGGGGGAAAAAGCAGTGGTCGGGCAGATTTCTACCTACAAATCGAACCGGAGGGGAAGAGTTTTTTAGGTGGGGGAATGTGGGGAGCAAGTGCTGAAAACCTAGCCCAATGGCGGCAAGAGATCGACTATTCTCCTGAAAATTTGAAAGGTATTATTGAAGATCCCGCATTCACCTCCTATTTTAATCAAGTGGCGGGAGATAAACTGAAAACTAGCCCCAAAGGTTATGCCAAAGACCATCCTGAAATAGAACTGTTGCGTTACAAAGAAATGTTTTTCTACCGTAACTTTTCTGATCAAGAGGTCTGTTCAGCGGCCTTTGCAGATGAGGTGCTGGATGGCTGTCGTATACTGAAACCCTACCTCGATTATGTAAACGAATTACTCTTCGAAAACTAAGCAAATGCCAAGAGTTCGCTTTTTAACAGCGGCAGCATTTCTGCGGCTTTCCCTTGTTTAAAAACAGCGGTTTCGGGCAATTGTACACGAGGTTTTTGTGTATCGACTAAAAACAAAGGCGTGTCCGGCTTTAGGTAATGCAATAAGCCCGCGGCAGGGTAGACTTGAAGGCTGGTGCCCACAACCATGAAAATATCTGCATTTTGACTTATTTCTATGGCTTTTTCCATCATTGGAACAGCCTCGCCAAACCAAACAATGTGCGGACGGAGCTGTTGCCCGTCTTCGGCCAAGTCGCCCAGCTTTATTTCTTTGTCATCGATGGTGTAAATTAAGCTTTCATCGGCTACACTGCGTACCTTTCTCAATTCACCGTGTAAATGTAAAATAGTTTGCGATCCTGCCTTTTCATGTAAATCATCCACATTTTGAGTGATAATTTCGACGGAAAAGTGCTCTTCCAAATCTCTT
Encoded proteins:
- a CDS encoding Sir2 family NAD-dependent protein deacetylase, with protein sequence MNKKKLVVLTGAGISADSGLKTFRDHGGLWENYSIEEVATPESFAKRPELVLDFYNHRRLAAYRAIPNPAHHTLRDLEEHFSVEIITQNVDDLHEKAGSQTILHLHGELRKVRSVADESLIYTIDDKEIKLGDLAEDGQQLRPHIVWFGEAVPMMEKAIEISQNADIFMVVGTSLQVYPAAGLLHYLKPDTPLFLVDTQKPRVQLPETAVFKQGKAAEMLPLLKSELLAFA
- a CDS encoding phosphatase PAP2 family protein — translated: MWESIVQADQELSLFLNGLHSPFTDNLMLWITGRMTWIPLYLLLIFWIFRSLGWKKGLFAVLTLAAAVGLSDFITSGLMKPHFERLRPCHNMALNSWLHTVGSCGGQYGFASSHAANTFALFAGIRFLFPEQKKIGIALLFWAIIVSYSRIYVGVHFLGDILVGALIGFTIAAVLIKVFHLLWKKTHR
- the trpS gene encoding tryptophan--tRNA ligase, which translates into the protein MSRILTGIQASGRPHLGNILGAIVPAVELSKDPKNESFLFIADLHSMTTVKNAEVMKANTHAVAAAWLACGFDTEKNFFYRQSRLAGLHTELMWYLNCQTPFPMLANAHSFKDKSDKLADVNAGLFTYPVLQAADIVLYQADFVPVGKDQKQHLEMSKDIAAAFNRTYGEVFVLPEPKIDENVMTIPGLDGQKMSKSYNNFIDIFLPEKELYKVIKKIVTDTTPLEEPKNPDTCNVFLLYKLLANPEQIAEMRANYLAGGYGYGHAKKALFELILDRFAEERKAFDYYMNNTDALEAKLVEGEKKVRQIAENTMHKVREVLGFL
- a CDS encoding DinB family protein, whose amino-acid sequence is MRKELDRIIDNLETVFRGDAWHGPSVTEVLNSLKPDLVDKRHEFSKRTIAELIYHLIAWRKFAIEKLNDNIHFVLDTEEANWGGEDITSKANWPKLKQLFADTQKELIRLLEERDDSLLDNRVPGEYYDFYKLLTGIMQHDTYHLGMIWVLWE
- a CDS encoding DUF2147 domain-containing protein, which gives rise to MHLKSIIPLLFTVLVSLGLQAQKITEGTWYNEEKDGRIQFYESNGKLYGKIAWLKMPEENGKPRTDINNPNNKLKSRPLLGMVFLKDFEETKENFWEDGIIYDPKSGKNYSCEMKLESPDKLHVRGFVGISLLGRTTVFTRAK
- a CDS encoding DinB family protein: MSEKQFNENQLLVQRIATLLNAGFHGGAWHGPSLMEAIKGIDPKVASHKMPTVHTIAELIYHITSWRIFAIKRLQGDMEYQIDTPQKDFGQNPRVDSFELETLLMELSLSHDELLRELQAKDDDFLFEIVPGSEYDYYTLIHGIIQHDIYHTGQINLLKKMSSAELINDDSEIEEGYFDDGLGDSF
- a CDS encoding DUF2461 domain-containing protein produces the protein MIDPKTLHFLSLLKENNQKEWFQANRELYEMAKANFISSCADILDGLKAIQEDLLHTDVKKCVLRINRDIRFSKDKNPYKVYFGAGFGPGGKSSGRADFYLQIEPEGKSFLGGGMWGASAENLAQWRQEIDYSPENLKGIIEDPAFTSYFNQVAGDKLKTSPKGYAKDHPEIELLRYKEMFFYRNFSDQEVCSAAFADEVLDGCRILKPYLDYVNELLFEN